Proteins from a genomic interval of Echeneis naucrates chromosome 21, fEcheNa1.1, whole genome shotgun sequence:
- the rprma gene encoding protein reprimo A, whose protein sequence is MNNTGFNQTEGGLFNKTEEFFCCNFSSVVTDNGFVAAAPDERSLFIMRVVQIAVMCVLSLTVVFGIFFLGCNLLIKSEGMINFLVTDRRPSKETEAVIVGAY, encoded by the coding sequence atgaacaacacCGGCTTCAACCAAACGGAGGGTGGACTATTCAACAAGACGGAGGAGTTCTTCTGCTGCAACTTTTCCTCCGTGGTGACCGATAACGGCTTCGTGGCGGCCGCTCCGGATGAGAGGAGCCTCTTCATCATGAGGGTGGTCCAGATAGCCGTCATGTGCGTCCTGTCGCTCACCGTGGTCTTTGGCATCTTCTTCTTGGGCTGCAACCTTCTCATAAAGTCAGAGGGGATGATCAACTTTTTGGTAACGGACAGGAGACCGTCCAAAGAGACGGAGGCGGTGATTGTTGGAGCCTACTGA